Proteins co-encoded in one Corynebacterium lujinxingii genomic window:
- the pheT gene encoding phenylalanine--tRNA ligase subunit beta, whose amino-acid sequence MLISKNWITRLLTNAGNDNFNPSDEELDAGFVRVGFETEGYAPLPEVTGPLVIGRVAEIEELTGFKKPIRYCQVDVGQANGTGEPQGIICGARNFKQGDLVVVSLPGAVLPGGFEISARETYDHISAGMMASAAELGLTAKSDGIITLEQGAATPGDDAREILGSNDTVFDVNVTPDRGYALSVRGLTREIASAFDLEYKDVAKDPSLAGIDVSAVPAPNGETIPVSVEPSTKAQRFGLRTVRGIDPAAKAPFWLQRELMLSGVRSVNAATDVTNYVMLLTGQPMHAFDADKIAGGLRVHNAADGEKFETLDHVERTLTAEDVVISDDNGIQSLAGVMGGTTSEIADDTVNVHFEAATWDPLTVARTARRLKLSSEASRRFERGVDPALVEVALDIACALLVQIAGGTVEEGRTLEGVVATRDAIAMRASRPSEIIGVDYPRETVIRRLKEVGCEVAGDGENLKVTPPTWRTDITVPVELVEEVVRLEGLDDIPSILPTPRGGRGLSPLQRRRRAVTHALAYSGYAEIIPTPFIANDTFDVWGLDADDARRNTVKVQNPLDADYGILGTTLLPPMLEAIGRNVARGRGDVALYSVAQTAEKRADVSPLPSVSERPADEVVAELIDSLPLQHLHAASVAVGNTELAGPWGQGRAYEWSDAIEAAQVVARACGVEVDVEAVEYLPWHPGRCAALKVGETVVGHAGELHPQILEKLELPARTCAMEIDLTALPLEERLPAPSLSSYPLLNQDIALVVDEAVPAETVRRTLVEGAGELVEDVKLFDVYRSDALGAGKKSLAFGLAFRAGDRTLTEDEASEARVAAAELAKERFGAEMRG is encoded by the coding sequence ATGCTTATTTCCAAAAATTGGATCACCCGCCTGCTCACCAACGCGGGCAACGACAACTTCAACCCGTCCGATGAGGAACTCGATGCTGGCTTCGTCCGCGTCGGGTTTGAGACCGAGGGCTACGCACCACTGCCGGAGGTCACTGGTCCGCTGGTGATCGGCCGCGTCGCGGAGATTGAAGAGCTCACCGGGTTTAAAAAGCCGATCCGCTACTGCCAGGTCGATGTTGGACAGGCCAACGGCACCGGTGAGCCGCAGGGCATCATCTGCGGTGCGCGTAACTTCAAGCAGGGCGACCTCGTCGTCGTGTCGCTGCCGGGTGCGGTGCTGCCGGGTGGTTTCGAGATCTCCGCGCGCGAGACCTACGACCACATTTCCGCCGGCATGATGGCGTCAGCCGCCGAGCTTGGGCTGACCGCGAAAAGCGACGGCATCATCACTCTCGAACAGGGCGCGGCCACTCCGGGCGACGACGCTCGCGAAATCCTCGGCTCGAACGACACGGTCTTCGATGTCAACGTCACGCCTGACCGCGGCTACGCTTTGTCTGTGCGAGGTCTGACGCGCGAGATCGCCTCGGCATTCGACCTCGAGTACAAGGATGTCGCGAAGGACCCGTCCTTGGCGGGTATCGACGTTTCCGCGGTCCCTGCGCCAAACGGCGAGACGATTCCGGTGTCGGTGGAACCGTCGACGAAGGCGCAGCGTTTCGGTCTGCGCACCGTGCGCGGCATCGACCCGGCGGCCAAGGCGCCGTTCTGGCTACAGCGCGAGCTCATGCTTTCGGGTGTGCGTTCAGTCAATGCCGCGACTGACGTGACCAACTACGTCATGCTGCTGACCGGCCAGCCGATGCACGCCTTCGACGCCGACAAGATCGCTGGTGGCCTGCGGGTGCACAACGCTGCGGACGGCGAGAAGTTCGAAACCCTTGACCACGTCGAGCGCACACTTACAGCCGAAGATGTGGTGATCAGCGACGACAACGGCATCCAGTCGCTCGCCGGCGTGATGGGCGGCACTACCTCCGAGATTGCCGACGACACCGTCAACGTCCACTTCGAGGCCGCCACCTGGGACCCGCTGACTGTGGCGCGCACCGCGCGCCGGTTGAAGCTGAGCTCGGAGGCGTCTCGACGATTCGAACGCGGCGTCGACCCTGCTCTGGTGGAGGTTGCCCTCGATATCGCCTGTGCGCTTCTGGTGCAGATTGCGGGCGGCACGGTTGAGGAAGGCCGGACGCTGGAAGGTGTCGTCGCTACGCGAGATGCGATTGCGATGCGCGCGTCCCGCCCGTCCGAAATCATCGGTGTGGATTACCCGCGCGAGACCGTGATTCGCCGCCTTAAGGAGGTCGGCTGCGAGGTTGCGGGCGATGGTGAGAATCTGAAGGTCACCCCGCCGACGTGGCGCACTGACATCACGGTGCCGGTGGAACTCGTCGAGGAGGTCGTGCGACTGGAAGGCCTCGACGACATCCCGTCGATCCTGCCCACCCCGCGTGGCGGTCGCGGTTTGAGCCCGCTGCAGCGCCGTCGTCGTGCGGTGACCCACGCGCTGGCGTATTCGGGCTACGCGGAGATCATCCCGACGCCGTTTATTGCCAACGACACCTTCGATGTGTGGGGCCTCGACGCGGACGACGCACGGCGCAACACGGTAAAGGTGCAAAACCCGCTCGATGCGGATTACGGCATCTTGGGCACCACGTTGCTTCCGCCCATGCTCGAGGCCATCGGCCGGAACGTGGCACGCGGCCGCGGCGATGTCGCGCTGTATTCCGTGGCGCAGACGGCGGAAAAGCGCGCCGACGTCTCTCCGTTGCCGAGCGTGAGCGAACGACCGGCAGACGAGGTAGTCGCGGAGCTAATCGATTCGCTGCCCCTGCAGCACCTGCACGCCGCGTCTGTTGCCGTGGGCAACACCGAACTTGCGGGTCCGTGGGGTCAGGGCCGCGCCTACGAGTGGTCCGATGCCATTGAAGCTGCGCAGGTAGTCGCCCGCGCGTGCGGCGTCGAGGTTGACGTGGAGGCTGTGGAATATCTGCCGTGGCACCCGGGTCGCTGCGCCGCGCTCAAGGTCGGGGAGACCGTCGTCGGCCATGCTGGCGAATTGCACCCGCAGATTCTGGAGAAACTGGAACTGCCGGCGCGCACCTGCGCGATGGAAATCGACCTGACTGCGTTGCCGCTCGAGGAGCGTCTGCCCGCCCCGAGCCTGTCGTCGTACCCGCTGTTGAACCAGGACATCGCGCTCGTTGTCGACGAAGCCGTGCCTGCGGAGACAGTGCGCCGCACACTCGTGGAGGGCGCAGGTGAGCTGGTTGAGGACGTAAAGCTTTTCGACGTCTACCGCTCCGACGCGCTCGGCGCAGGCAAGAAGTCGCTCGCATTCGGCTTGGCCTTCCGTGCGGGGGACCGCACGTTGACGGAAGACGAAGCCTCCGAGGCGCGTGTGGCGGCCGCGGAACTTGCGAAGGAGCGCTTCGGCGCAGAAATGCGCGGCTAA
- the argF gene encoding ornithine carbamoyltransferase, with product MARHFLADDDLTPAEQAEVLQLAAELKRAPLSHRPLEGPLSVALLFDKTSTRTRFSFDAGIAQLGGQAIVTETGHAQMGKGESFQDTGAVLSRYVQAIVWRTYEHQNLVDMTETATVPVVNALSDDLHPCQILADLQTIVEEICPDEGPAGLKGLKAVYLGDGDNNMANSYLIGFANAGVDITVVAPVDFQPRAEFVERAQDRAAQTGATVAVTDDIAAVEGAHVVITDTWISMGMEDDGKDRRTPFLPYQVNEDVMARAADNAIFLHCLPAYRGNEVTAEVIDGPRSRVFDEAENRLHAQKALLAWLLEHQ from the coding sequence ATGGCCCGGCATTTTCTCGCTGACGACGACCTCACGCCGGCTGAGCAGGCGGAAGTCCTACAGCTGGCGGCGGAGCTCAAACGCGCTCCGCTGTCGCACCGACCACTCGAGGGGCCGCTTTCGGTTGCGCTCCTGTTCGATAAAACATCGACCCGCACCCGCTTTTCGTTCGACGCAGGCATCGCCCAGTTGGGTGGCCAGGCGATCGTGACGGAGACCGGGCACGCGCAGATGGGGAAAGGCGAGTCCTTCCAGGACACCGGTGCGGTGCTGTCGCGCTACGTCCAGGCGATTGTGTGGCGCACCTACGAGCACCAGAACTTGGTCGACATGACCGAGACCGCAACGGTGCCCGTAGTCAACGCGCTGTCCGACGACCTCCACCCGTGCCAGATCCTCGCAGACCTGCAGACCATCGTCGAAGAGATCTGCCCGGACGAGGGCCCGGCCGGTTTAAAGGGGCTCAAAGCCGTCTACCTCGGAGACGGCGACAACAACATGGCCAACTCGTACCTGATCGGCTTCGCTAACGCCGGTGTGGACATCACCGTGGTGGCACCAGTTGACTTCCAGCCGCGCGCCGAGTTCGTCGAGCGTGCCCAGGATCGTGCCGCGCAAACCGGCGCGACGGTTGCGGTGACCGACGACATCGCAGCAGTCGAGGGCGCGCACGTCGTCATCACAGACACCTGGATTTCCATGGGGATGGAAGACGACGGCAAAGACCGCCGCACACCGTTCTTGCCGTACCAGGTGAACGAGGATGTCATGGCGCGCGCCGCCGACAACGCCATTTTCCTGCACTGCCTCCCGGCTTACCGCGGCAACGAGGTCACCGCGGAAGTCATTGACGGACCGCGTTCGCGCGTGTTCGACGAGGCGGAGAACCGCCTGCACGCCCAGAAAGCGTTGCTGGCCTGGCTTTTGGAGCACCAGTAA
- a CDS encoding arginine repressor, whose product MSQPVSRTARQARILELLEQTRVSSQIQLSELLLAEGIDITQATLSRDLDELGAKKVRPASGGRAYYTVNGNSDSLESTQTGPREKLRRMIDELVVNVDASGQIAVLRTPPGAAQYLASYIDRVGLEQVVGCIAGDDTIFVLAREPLTGASLADELFGGQSRASD is encoded by the coding sequence ATGTCCCAACCTGTATCCCGCACCGCCCGTCAGGCGCGCATTTTGGAGCTGCTTGAGCAGACCAGGGTGTCGTCGCAAATTCAGCTGTCGGAGCTGCTGTTAGCGGAGGGCATCGACATCACGCAGGCCACGTTGTCGCGCGACCTGGACGAGCTCGGCGCGAAAAAGGTCCGCCCAGCGAGCGGTGGGCGGGCGTACTACACCGTCAACGGCAACTCGGATTCGCTCGAGTCCACCCAGACCGGACCGCGCGAGAAGCTGCGGCGCATGATCGACGAGTTGGTGGTCAACGTGGACGCCTCCGGTCAGATCGCGGTGCTGCGCACGCCACCCGGCGCCGCGCAGTATTTGGCCAGCTACATCGACCGCGTGGGCCTCGAGCAGGTCGTCGGCTGCATCGCCGGCGACGACACCATCTTCGTGCTCGCGCGCGAACCGCTCACCGGAGCATCGCTTGCCGACGAACTCTTCGGCGGACAATCCCGGGCCAGCGACTAA
- a CDS encoding argininosuccinate synthase has translation MTNRVVLAYSGGLDTSVAIPYLAEMTNGEVIAVSLDLGQGGEDMESVRQRALDCGAVESVVVDAKDEFAEEYCLPTIKANGMYQGEYPLVSAISRPLIVKHLVEAGHKFGGTHVAHGCTGKGNDQVRFEVGFLNQDPDLEIIAPARDYAWTRDKAIEYAEGKDLPIEQSAASPFSIDQNVWGRAVETGFLEDLWNPPTKDLYAYTEDPALGNAPDEVIISFESGKPVAIDGRKVTVLEAIEEMNRRAGAQGIGRLDMVEDRLVGIKSREVYEAPGAVALIEAHKALEDVTVERELARYKRLIDARWSEEVYDGLWFGPLKRSLDAFIESTQEHVTGDIRMVLHAGKITVNGRRSNHSLYDFNLATYDTGDTFDQTLAKGFVRLHGLSSQIANKRDREAGK, from the coding sequence ATGACCAACCGCGTTGTGCTTGCATATTCCGGCGGCCTGGACACTTCCGTGGCCATCCCGTACCTGGCCGAGATGACCAACGGTGAGGTCATCGCCGTCTCGCTCGACCTTGGCCAGGGCGGCGAGGACATGGAGTCGGTGCGTCAGCGTGCGCTCGACTGCGGTGCGGTCGAGTCCGTCGTCGTTGACGCGAAGGACGAGTTCGCCGAGGAGTACTGCCTGCCGACCATCAAGGCGAACGGCATGTACCAGGGTGAGTACCCGCTGGTGTCCGCTATTTCCCGCCCGCTGATTGTCAAGCACCTGGTGGAGGCCGGCCACAAGTTCGGCGGCACCCACGTCGCCCACGGCTGCACCGGCAAGGGCAACGACCAGGTCCGTTTCGAGGTCGGCTTCCTCAACCAGGACCCGGACCTGGAGATCATTGCTCCGGCCCGCGACTACGCCTGGACCCGCGACAAGGCCATCGAGTACGCCGAGGGTAAGGACCTGCCGATCGAGCAGTCCGCGGCGTCGCCGTTCTCCATCGACCAGAACGTCTGGGGCCGCGCCGTCGAGACCGGCTTCCTCGAGGACCTGTGGAACCCGCCGACAAAAGACCTGTATGCCTACACCGAGGACCCGGCGCTGGGCAACGCCCCTGACGAGGTCATCATCTCCTTCGAGTCCGGCAAGCCGGTGGCCATCGACGGCCGCAAGGTCACAGTGCTCGAGGCGATCGAGGAGATGAATCGCCGCGCCGGCGCCCAGGGCATCGGCCGCCTGGACATGGTGGAGGACCGCCTGGTGGGCATCAAGTCCCGCGAGGTCTACGAGGCGCCGGGCGCGGTTGCGCTCATCGAGGCGCACAAGGCGCTTGAGGACGTCACGGTGGAGCGCGAGTTGGCCCGCTACAAGCGTCTCATCGACGCCCGCTGGTCCGAGGAGGTCTACGACGGCCTCTGGTTCGGCCCGCTGAAGCGCTCCCTCGACGCATTCATCGAGTCCACCCAGGAGCACGTCACTGGCGATATTCGCATGGTGCTGCACGCCGGCAAGATCACCGTCAACGGCCGTCGCTCCAATCACTCTCTGTACGACTTCAACCTGGCCACCTACGACACCGGCGACACCTTCGACCAGACCCTGGCCAAGGGCTTTGTGCGCCTGCACGGCCTGTCGTCGCAAATCGCGAACAAGCGCGACCGTGAGGCCGGCAAGTAG
- the argH gene encoding argininosuccinate lyase, with product MEQHKTNEGALWGGRFSGGPSEAMFALSVSTHFDWVLAPYDVLASKAHAKVLNKAGLLNDDDLATMLDGLDQLGRDVEDGSFGPLPTDEDVHGAMERGLIDRVGPEVGGRLRAGRSRNDQVAAMFRMWLRDALRGVALDVNDLIDAIVEQAEAHPDAIMPGKTHFQAAQPILLAHSLLAHAQPLLRDLERIQDADKRLAVSPYGSGALAGSSLHLDPEAIAEELGFDSATDNSLDGTASRDFAAESAYVLAQIAIDVSRFAEEIIAWSTPEFGYVTLHDAWSTGSSIMPQKKNPDVPELARGKAGRLIGNLTGLLATLKAMPLAYNRDLQEDKEPLVDSITQLSILLPAFTGLVSTLTFHEDRMRELAPAGFTLATDLAEWMVRQGVPFREAHEASGACVRIAEARGVDLIDLTDEELAGVDKRLAPEVREVLTVDGAVASRDTRGGTAKPRVEEQRERMRAANAEARAWAQTPVRGR from the coding sequence ATGGAGCAGCACAAGACCAACGAGGGCGCCCTGTGGGGCGGCCGATTCTCCGGCGGACCGTCGGAGGCAATGTTCGCCCTGTCCGTGTCCACCCATTTCGACTGGGTGCTCGCGCCCTACGACGTGCTGGCCTCCAAGGCGCACGCGAAGGTGCTGAACAAGGCGGGCTTGCTTAACGACGACGACCTCGCCACGATGCTCGACGGCCTCGACCAGTTAGGCCGCGATGTGGAGGACGGCTCCTTCGGCCCGCTGCCCACCGACGAAGACGTGCACGGCGCGATGGAGCGCGGCTTGATCGACCGTGTCGGTCCCGAAGTGGGTGGCCGTCTGCGCGCGGGACGTTCCCGCAACGACCAGGTCGCCGCCATGTTCCGCATGTGGCTGCGCGACGCCCTGCGCGGTGTGGCCCTAGACGTCAACGACCTCATCGACGCGATCGTCGAGCAGGCCGAGGCGCACCCGGACGCGATCATGCCGGGCAAGACCCACTTCCAGGCGGCCCAGCCGATCCTGTTGGCGCACTCGCTGCTCGCGCACGCTCAACCGCTGCTGCGCGACCTGGAGCGCATCCAGGACGCCGATAAGCGCTTGGCTGTCTCACCATACGGTTCGGGTGCGCTGGCGGGCTCGTCGCTGCACCTCGACCCGGAGGCCATCGCAGAAGAGCTCGGTTTCGATTCAGCCACCGATAACTCGTTGGACGGCACCGCATCGCGCGATTTCGCCGCGGAGTCTGCCTATGTGCTGGCGCAGATCGCGATCGATGTCTCCCGCTTTGCTGAGGAGATCATCGCCTGGTCCACGCCCGAGTTCGGCTATGTCACGCTGCATGATGCCTGGTCGACCGGCTCGTCGATTATGCCGCAGAAGAAGAACCCGGACGTGCCGGAGCTCGCCCGCGGCAAGGCTGGACGCTTGATCGGCAACCTCACCGGTCTGCTGGCCACGCTCAAGGCGATGCCGCTGGCTTACAACCGCGATCTGCAGGAGGACAAGGAGCCGTTGGTCGACTCGATCACGCAGCTCTCCATCCTGCTGCCGGCGTTTACCGGCCTTGTCTCCACCTTGACGTTCCACGAAGATCGCATGCGCGAGCTGGCCCCGGCAGGTTTCACGCTTGCGACCGACCTCGCGGAATGGATGGTGCGCCAGGGTGTGCCGTTCCGTGAGGCCCACGAAGCCTCCGGCGCTTGTGTGCGTATCGCGGAGGCCCGAGGCGTGGATTTGATCGATCTGACTGACGAGGAGCTCGCGGGCGTCGATAAGCGCCTCGCTCCCGAGGTACGCGAAGTGCTCACCGTGGATGGGGCAGTGGCGTCGCGAGATACCCGCGGCGGTACCGCGAAGCCGCGCGTGGAAGAGCAGCGAGAACGTATGCGCGCCGCGAACGCTGAGGCGCGTGCGTGGGCGCAGACGCCGGTACGAGGTAGGTAG
- a CDS encoding Trm112 family protein, with protein sequence MSLDPKLLSVLACPKDKGPLRYLDDEQLLVNDRLGIAYRIDEGIPVLLIDEAQPYPAA encoded by the coding sequence ATGAGTCTTGATCCGAAACTGCTCAGCGTGCTCGCATGTCCCAAGGACAAGGGTCCGCTGCGCTACCTCGACGACGAGCAACTGCTGGTCAACGACAGGCTCGGCATCGCCTACCGCATCGACGAGGGCATCCCCGTGCTGCTTATCGACGAAGCCCAGCCGTACCCGGCCGCCTAG
- the tyrS gene encoding tyrosine--tRNA ligase: MTANIIDELQWRGLINQSTDLDALRKETEQPIALYCGFDPTGPSLHAGHLVPLLMLRRFQEAGHTPIVLAGGATGMIGDPREVGERSMNSEDTVRDWAERITGQLKRFVHFDGDNAARLVNNNDWTKDLGVIAFLRDIGKHFSLSTMLGRETVKRRLDNDGISYTEFSYMLLQANDFVQLRRNHDCVLQIGGGDQWGNLVAGVDLNRRMDGEQVHALTVPLVTDSEGKKFGKSTGGGSLWLDPEMTSPYTWYQYFVNTADADVIRYLRWFTFLDQEELARLEVEVAERPFKREAQRRLAQEMTDLVHGVKAREGVELASQALFGRAELTDLDENTLASAVSETTVFEFPAAEPANIVDLLVGAGLFDSKGAARRSIKEGGVYVNNVRIEDDSWTPSDEDFLHDAWLVLRRGKKNFAGAKRV; this comes from the coding sequence ATGACAGCGAACATTATCGACGAACTGCAGTGGCGCGGGCTGATTAACCAGTCCACCGACCTGGACGCGCTGCGCAAGGAGACCGAGCAGCCGATCGCGCTGTACTGTGGCTTCGACCCGACGGGGCCGTCCCTGCATGCCGGCCACCTCGTGCCGCTGCTCATGTTGCGCCGCTTCCAAGAAGCCGGGCACACCCCGATCGTGCTCGCGGGCGGCGCCACCGGCATGATCGGTGACCCGCGCGAGGTCGGGGAGCGGTCCATGAACTCCGAGGACACTGTCCGCGACTGGGCTGAGCGCATCACGGGCCAGCTCAAGCGCTTCGTGCACTTCGACGGCGACAACGCTGCCCGGTTGGTCAACAACAACGACTGGACGAAGGACCTTGGTGTCATCGCGTTTTTGCGCGACATTGGCAAGCACTTCTCCCTGTCGACCATGCTCGGCCGCGAGACGGTGAAGCGCCGTCTGGACAACGACGGCATTTCCTACACCGAGTTTTCCTACATGCTGCTGCAGGCCAACGACTTTGTGCAGCTGCGCCGCAACCACGATTGTGTACTGCAGATCGGCGGCGGCGACCAGTGGGGCAACCTCGTCGCGGGTGTAGACCTGAACCGCCGCATGGACGGCGAGCAGGTGCACGCGCTGACTGTCCCGTTGGTGACGGACTCGGAAGGCAAGAAGTTTGGCAAGTCCACCGGCGGCGGCTCGCTGTGGCTCGATCCGGAGATGACCAGTCCGTATACCTGGTACCAGTACTTCGTGAACACAGCGGACGCCGATGTCATCCGTTACCTGCGCTGGTTCACTTTCCTCGATCAGGAGGAACTTGCGCGCCTCGAGGTAGAGGTTGCGGAGCGCCCGTTCAAGCGCGAGGCGCAGCGCCGCCTTGCCCAGGAAATGACGGATCTCGTCCACGGTGTGAAGGCCCGCGAGGGCGTCGAACTCGCCTCCCAGGCACTCTTCGGGCGCGCTGAACTCACCGACCTTGACGAGAACACGCTGGCCTCGGCTGTGTCCGAGACGACCGTGTTCGAATTCCCGGCTGCCGAGCCGGCCAACATCGTTGACCTGCTCGTCGGCGCTGGCCTGTTCGACTCCAAGGGCGCAGCCCGCCGTTCCATTAAGGAAGGTGGCGTGTACGTGAACAACGTGCGCATCGAAGACGACTCCTGGACCCCGTCCGACGAGGACTTCCTCCACGACGCCTGGCTCGTGCTTCGCCGCGGCAAGAAGAATTTCGCGGGGGCCAAGCGCGTGTAA
- a CDS encoding PgaA family protein, which produces MAEAGNGNNRDERRSNDEGGQRRGSKGREQSRGRRQANGSDRGDRKGGYRGSKGKGRGKGGRPGQGNRVRHDRSNPYREGFREERMAQKEREPDLPQDLEITDLDPSVLQDLKVLSKDNADRVAKHMLMATDLLEDDPKLALDHARAAKNRAGRVGVVRETAGVVAYRAGEWKEALSELRAARRISGGPGLLAVMADAERGLGRPEKALELGRSPEAKELDEAGKIELAIVLAGARHDLGQHDSALATLQRLNPSLDSQGFEQMRLSYAYADALLATGKRDEARSWFEHVAKVDTDGLTDAAERAKELG; this is translated from the coding sequence ATGGCAGAAGCCGGTAACGGAAACAACCGAGACGAGCGCCGTTCCAACGATGAAGGCGGGCAGCGTCGCGGTTCGAAGGGTCGTGAGCAGTCCCGGGGTCGTCGTCAAGCGAACGGCTCCGACCGTGGAGACCGCAAGGGCGGGTACCGCGGCAGTAAGGGGAAGGGGCGCGGCAAGGGCGGGCGCCCGGGACAGGGTAACCGTGTCCGTCATGACCGCTCCAACCCGTACCGTGAGGGTTTCCGCGAGGAGCGTATGGCGCAGAAGGAGCGCGAGCCGGATCTGCCGCAGGACCTAGAGATCACCGATCTGGATCCGTCGGTGCTGCAGGATTTGAAGGTGTTGTCGAAGGACAATGCGGATCGCGTCGCTAAGCATATGCTGATGGCGACTGATCTGCTTGAAGACGACCCGAAGCTCGCACTCGATCACGCTCGGGCGGCGAAGAATCGCGCGGGCCGTGTGGGTGTGGTCCGTGAGACCGCAGGTGTAGTCGCGTACCGCGCAGGCGAGTGGAAGGAAGCGCTGTCGGAGTTGCGTGCCGCACGACGCATCTCCGGTGGCCCGGGATTGCTTGCTGTGATGGCTGACGCGGAGCGCGGTCTGGGGCGGCCCGAGAAGGCGCTCGAACTCGGTCGGAGTCCGGAGGCGAAGGAGCTGGACGAGGCCGGCAAGATCGAGTTGGCGATTGTGCTGGCCGGTGCCCGTCATGACTTGGGGCAGCACGACTCCGCCTTGGCGACGCTGCAGCGGCTTAACCCGTCGCTGGATTCGCAGGGATTTGAACAAATGCGTCTGTCGTATGCGTACGCTGACGCGCTGCTAGCAACGGGTAAGCGCGATGAGGCGCGATCGTGGTTCGAGCACGTCGCCAAGGTTGACACTGATGGGCTTACCGACGCCGCTGAGCGTGCGAAGGAACTGGGGTAG
- a CDS encoding HAD-IIA family hydrolase, with the protein MALQDNHDALLLDLDGTVWNGGVAIEHAVDAINGSGLAAMYVTNNASRSAGDVAQMLNAIGLNAAEQEVITSAQAALTMAESHLEHGDSVLVVGAASFKQLVSDAGYRVVASADDNPKVVLHGHNPETGWAQLSEAALAIQQGAIYLATNLDTTLPMERGFMVGNGSMVAAVTSATGVVPEAAGKPGPAMFLQAADRLGAKRPLAVGDRLDTDIAGGVAAGIPALHLLTGVSGPLALIEAPKEHRPTFIADDLRGLTQDAESLRPGTQGGFTARIDGDDIILGNGNDAATPTEALRTVLEVAWHMDTPPEYVRPNSEAAERATAQWW; encoded by the coding sequence ATGGCGCTGCAGGATAACCACGACGCGCTCCTGCTGGATCTTGACGGAACGGTGTGGAATGGCGGCGTGGCCATTGAGCACGCCGTCGATGCCATCAACGGTTCGGGTCTGGCTGCGATGTACGTGACAAATAATGCGTCGAGAAGCGCGGGCGATGTTGCGCAGATGCTCAACGCGATCGGCCTTAACGCGGCGGAGCAGGAAGTAATCACCTCCGCCCAGGCGGCGCTGACCATGGCGGAATCCCACCTCGAGCACGGCGACTCGGTTCTGGTTGTTGGAGCTGCGTCGTTCAAGCAGCTTGTGAGCGACGCCGGCTACCGCGTTGTCGCTAGTGCCGACGACAACCCGAAGGTTGTCCTTCACGGCCACAACCCGGAGACGGGCTGGGCGCAGCTTTCCGAGGCCGCCCTGGCGATTCAACAGGGCGCGATCTATCTGGCAACCAATCTGGACACCACGTTGCCGATGGAGCGCGGGTTTATGGTCGGCAACGGGTCGATGGTCGCGGCGGTGACCTCTGCAACCGGTGTCGTGCCTGAGGCGGCGGGAAAGCCGGGGCCGGCCATGTTCCTCCAGGCCGCTGATCGCCTCGGGGCGAAGCGTCCGCTGGCGGTCGGCGACCGATTGGACACTGACATCGCAGGCGGTGTGGCCGCCGGTATTCCTGCATTGCATCTGCTCACTGGCGTCTCGGGCCCGCTGGCCCTGATCGAGGCCCCGAAGGAGCACCGGCCGACGTTTATCGCCGACGATCTTCGTGGCCTGACGCAGGATGCCGAGTCGCTGCGTCCGGGTACGCAGGGCGGGTTCACCGCCCGCATTGATGGCGACGACATCATCCTCGGAAACGGCAATGACGCAGCCACACCGACTGAGGCGCTGCGAACCGTGCTCGAGGTGGCGTGGCACATGGACACCCCGCCGGAGTACGTCCGGCCGAACTCGGAGGCCGCCGAACGCGCGACCGCACAGTGGTGGTGA
- a CDS encoding TlyA family RNA methyltransferase gives MAPKRTRLDAELVRRKIARSREQAQSWIKEGRVEVGGFVASKPATVVEPEVSIRVSIEDLEDWASRGAHKLLGALEAFQELSVEGKRALDAGASTGGFTDVLLKHGASEVVAVDVGYGQLIWRLQNDDRVTVLDRTNIRNLTPDMMGGPANLMVGDLSFISLKLVLPALVDCLEDGADLLPMVKPQFEVGRDRLGSGGVVRSPELREEVTLDVARFAQGLGLSVRDVAASPLPGPSGNVEYFLWLVKDGGATSLDDDTLTATVHRAVKEGPQ, from the coding sequence ATGGCGCCGAAGCGCACCCGGTTGGACGCGGAACTTGTCCGCCGTAAAATTGCGCGGTCACGTGAGCAGGCTCAGAGCTGGATCAAGGAAGGTCGCGTGGAAGTCGGCGGCTTTGTCGCGTCGAAGCCGGCGACGGTGGTGGAGCCGGAGGTATCGATCCGCGTTAGCATCGAGGATCTCGAAGATTGGGCGTCGCGTGGCGCGCACAAACTGCTTGGGGCGTTAGAAGCGTTCCAGGAGTTGAGCGTCGAGGGTAAGCGTGCGCTGGATGCTGGCGCCTCCACGGGCGGATTCACCGATGTTTTGCTGAAGCACGGCGCGTCGGAGGTTGTCGCCGTCGACGTCGGTTACGGGCAACTCATCTGGCGTCTGCAAAACGACGACCGCGTGACAGTGCTGGACCGCACGAACATTCGCAACCTCACCCCAGACATGATGGGTGGGCCCGCAAATCTTATGGTGGGCGACTTGTCCTTCATCTCGCTGAAGCTGGTCCTTCCGGCGCTTGTCGACTGCCTGGAGGACGGCGCCGATCTTCTGCCGATGGTCAAACCGCAATTTGAGGTCGGCAGGGACCGTCTCGGTTCCGGTGGCGTGGTGCGTTCGCCGGAGTTGCGCGAAGAGGTCACGCTTGACGTGGCAAGGTTCGCGCAAGGGTTGGGGCTCAGCGTGCGCGATGTGGCAGCCTCGCCGCTGCCGGGCCCGAGCGGTAACGTGGAGTACTTTCTGTGGCTGGTCAAGGACGGCGGGGCGACTTCGCTTGACGACGACACCCTGACCGCCACCGTCCATCGTGCCGTCAAGGAGGGGCCGCAATGA